A DNA window from Tenuifilaceae bacterium CYCD contains the following coding sequences:
- a CDS encoding flavodoxin — translation MKTAIVYATSHGTTEKVANMIANSIADAELFNISINKKVDLTQYQQVIIGGSIHAGSIQRKVKNFCQQNITQLLKMRVGLFICAMNEPEFEKELNSAFPEIIRNHAISKKVVGGEFIIEKMNFIEKFLVKKISGVTQSTSKLDSTKIKELVDEMNLNH, via the coding sequence ATGAAAACAGCCATAGTTTACGCCACATCGCACGGTACTACCGAAAAAGTGGCAAATATGATTGCAAACTCAATTGCCGACGCTGAACTTTTCAATATCAGTATAAATAAAAAAGTCGATCTAACCCAATATCAGCAAGTAATTATTGGAGGTTCAATTCATGCAGGAAGTATCCAACGAAAAGTTAAAAACTTTTGCCAGCAAAACATAACTCAACTTCTGAAAATGCGCGTAGGCCTTTTTATATGTGCAATGAATGAACCCGAATTCGAGAAGGAATTAAACTCAGCATTCCCAGAAATTATCCGGAATCATGCCATAAGTAAAAAAGTTGTTGGAGGTGAATTTATTATTGAAAAAATGAATTTTATCGAAAAATTCCTTGTGAAAAAGATTTCAGGAGTTACACAATCTACCTCAAAATTAGACAGCACTAAGATCAAAGAACTGGTTGATGAAATGAACTTAAATCATTAA
- a CDS encoding UPF0102 protein: protein MKDDFHHRELGNMGEDLAAEYLAAKGYRILHRNWHYGHKELDIVARDKEMLVVVEVKTRTSDYWEEPKDAVRFRKQKTIVEAADAYVQNYGIDSEVRFDIVSILFQGQKHTIEHIEDAFYPTL from the coding sequence ATGAAGGATGATTTTCATCATCGGGAGTTAGGAAATATGGGGGAGGATTTAGCTGCTGAGTACCTTGCGGCCAAGGGTTACCGAATTTTACATAGGAACTGGCATTATGGCCACAAGGAGTTAGATATTGTTGCAAGGGATAAGGAGATGCTTGTTGTTGTTGAGGTAAAAACCCGAACAAGCGATTACTGGGAAGAACCCAAGGATGCCGTTCGATTCAGAAAGCAGAAAACAATTGTTGAGGCTGCCGATGCGTATGTGCAAAACTATGGTATCGATTCTGAGGTTCGATTCGATATTGTTTCGATCCTTTTTCAAGGACAAAAACATACCATCGAGCACATTGAGGATGCTTTTTATCCAACCCTTTAA
- a CDS encoding peptidase S66, translated as MENITPPYLKPGDIIGIVATARFVTRDEIQPAIRFLTANGFMVKTSPHLFSQHYQFAGTDEERALDFMEMVEDRSVKAILCARGGYGTVRLLDSINLRKLQLNPKWIIGYSDITVLHSIISSWYGMETLHATMPINFTNDILGSESINSLIKVLLGESLSYKVAHHSLNRFGKGSGLLIGGNLSILNSLIGTDADISAQDRILFIEDVDEYLYHIDRMMMHLKRSGKLKAISGLVVGSFSDMRDNKVPFGSDAYEIIYSVIKDYNIPVCFGFPAGHSEPNNPLIIGRKVNLTVDEEGAELVFENSSNLTVLDNQEE; from the coding sequence ATGGAAAATATCACTCCTCCATATCTTAAGCCCGGCGATATAATTGGAATTGTTGCTACGGCTCGTTTTGTTACCCGCGATGAAATTCAGCCCGCAATAAGGTTCTTAACAGCCAATGGTTTTATGGTTAAAACCTCGCCGCATCTTTTCTCTCAGCATTATCAATTTGCAGGAACTGATGAGGAGCGAGCCCTTGATTTTATGGAGATGGTAGAGGATCGGTCTGTAAAAGCGATTCTTTGTGCACGAGGTGGTTACGGAACGGTTAGGCTACTCGATTCGATAAATCTTCGAAAATTACAGCTTAATCCAAAGTGGATTATTGGGTATAGCGATATAACAGTATTGCATAGCATCATAAGTAGCTGGTATGGGATGGAAACTTTGCATGCAACAATGCCCATTAATTTCACCAACGACATATTGGGGAGTGAGTCTATAAACAGCCTGATAAAGGTTTTATTGGGCGAGAGTTTGAGTTACAAGGTGGCTCATCATTCCCTAAATCGGTTTGGAAAGGGGTCCGGCTTGTTGATTGGAGGAAATCTTTCTATTCTGAATAGCTTAATTGGCACCGATGCCGATATCTCGGCACAGGATCGTATTCTTTTTATCGAGGATGTTGATGAGTATCTTTACCATATCGATAGGATGATGATGCATCTTAAGCGTAGTGGAAAACTAAAGGCAATATCGGGTCTTGTGGTTGGTTCTTTTTCTGACATGCGCGATAATAAAGTTCCGTTCGGATCTGATGCTTACGAAATAATCTATAGCGTGATTAAAGATTACAACATCCCGGTTTGCTTTGGTTTCCCGGCTGGGCACTCAGAGCCTAACAATCCCTTGATAATTGGACGAAAGGTAAATTTGACTGTTGACGAGGAGGGTGCTGAGCTGGTTTTTGAAAATTCATCTAACCTAACAGTTCTCGATAACCAGGAGGAATAG
- the metG gene encoding methionine--tRNA ligase: MKNFKRYLITSALPYANGPVHIGHLAGVYIPSDIYTRYLREKGVDVISVCGSDEHGVPITIKARQENTTPQAIVDKYNAMIKESFEKFGIKFDIYSRTSSKVHYQTASEFFRKLYDKGSFIEKTTEQYYDEEVKQFLADRYITGTCPHCSNDKAYGDQCEKCGTSLNATDLINPKSALSGSKPVLKATKHWFLPLDKFQPELEKWILEDHKEWKTNVYGQCKSWLDQGLQPRAVSRDLDWGVPVPVEGSEGKVLYVWFDAPIGYISATKELTPDWEKYWKDQDTRMIHFIGKDNIVFHCIIFPAMLKAEGSYILPDNVPANEFLNLEGDKISTSRNWAVWLHEYLEEFPGKQDVLRYVLTANMPETKDNDFTWKDFQTRNNSELVAILGNFVNRAMVLTQKYFDSKIPTSGEILDYDKETIAEIPRIKQAIESNLEEFKFREALKEAMNLARLGNKYLADTEPWKMFKQDPERVATILNLSMQITANLSILLEPFLPFTAEKMRKMIDFSDNKWEHAGNINLLKAGHRLNEPSLLFEKIEDDAINTQLGKLQAKKEANAQAQPVNVQPQKEPVSYDEFSKMDIRIGKVLEAERVPKTQKLMKLKVDTGIDTRTLVSGIAEHFTPEQVIGRQVAILVNLEPRSIKGIESHGMILMAEDVDGKLKFVQPSEEVACGSTVK; the protein is encoded by the coding sequence ATGAAGAATTTTAAAAGATACCTTATTACTTCAGCCCTGCCATACGCCAACGGGCCAGTACACATAGGACACCTGGCCGGAGTTTATATTCCTTCCGATATTTATACCCGGTATTTAAGGGAAAAGGGAGTAGATGTAATCTCGGTTTGCGGATCCGACGAACATGGCGTTCCGATAACCATCAAGGCTCGACAAGAGAACACCACACCTCAGGCTATTGTAGATAAGTACAATGCAATGATCAAGGAATCGTTCGAAAAATTTGGGATTAAGTTCGATATATACTCCAGAACCAGCTCAAAGGTTCACTATCAAACCGCCAGTGAGTTTTTTAGAAAACTATACGATAAGGGTTCGTTTATCGAAAAAACAACCGAGCAATACTACGACGAGGAGGTAAAACAATTCCTAGCCGATAGGTACATAACCGGAACATGCCCCCATTGCAGTAACGATAAGGCATACGGCGATCAATGCGAAAAGTGCGGGACAAGCCTTAACGCAACAGACCTCATCAACCCTAAGTCTGCGCTGAGTGGTTCAAAGCCTGTTCTAAAAGCAACAAAGCATTGGTTCCTGCCATTAGATAAGTTTCAACCCGAACTGGAAAAATGGATCCTAGAGGATCACAAAGAATGGAAAACCAATGTTTATGGACAATGTAAAAGTTGGTTGGATCAAGGGTTACAGCCTCGTGCCGTTAGCCGCGACCTCGACTGGGGCGTTCCTGTTCCCGTTGAAGGATCGGAGGGAAAGGTGCTTTACGTATGGTTCGATGCTCCCATTGGCTATATCTCCGCAACTAAAGAACTTACTCCCGATTGGGAAAAATACTGGAAGGATCAGGACACACGAATGATTCACTTCATTGGCAAGGATAACATCGTATTCCATTGTATTATTTTCCCGGCAATGCTTAAAGCCGAGGGAAGTTATATTCTACCAGACAACGTTCCTGCCAACGAATTCCTCAATCTTGAGGGCGATAAAATATCTACATCACGGAATTGGGCGGTTTGGCTACATGAGTATCTGGAAGAATTTCCAGGAAAACAGGATGTTTTAAGGTATGTGCTCACCGCAAATATGCCAGAAACAAAGGATAACGATTTCACTTGGAAAGATTTTCAAACCCGAAATAACAGCGAGTTAGTAGCAATTCTTGGCAACTTTGTAAACCGAGCAATGGTTTTAACTCAAAAATACTTCGACAGCAAAATCCCCACCTCTGGCGAAATTTTGGACTACGATAAGGAAACTATTGCAGAAATACCAAGAATAAAGCAGGCAATCGAATCGAACCTCGAAGAGTTCAAGTTCCGCGAGGCATTGAAGGAAGCAATGAATCTAGCCAGACTTGGCAATAAGTATTTGGCCGATACGGAACCCTGGAAAATGTTTAAGCAGGATCCCGAAAGAGTTGCCACAATACTCAACTTATCAATGCAAATTACGGCAAACCTTTCTATTTTATTAGAACCATTCCTTCCGTTTACTGCAGAAAAAATGAGAAAAATGATTGATTTTTCCGATAATAAATGGGAGCATGCTGGAAATATCAATTTGCTTAAGGCTGGTCATCGATTAAACGAGCCATCTCTCCTTTTCGAGAAGATTGAGGATGATGCCATAAACACGCAACTTGGCAAGTTACAGGCGAAAAAAGAAGCAAATGCTCAAGCACAACCCGTAAATGTTCAACCGCAAAAGGAACCGGTTTCCTACGATGAATTTTCGAAAATGGACATCAGAATTGGCAAGGTTTTAGAGGCTGAGCGCGTTCCTAAAACACAAAAGTTGATGAAACTCAAGGTTGATACCGGAATTGACACAAGAACTCTTGTTTCTGGTATTGCAGAACACTTCACCCCTGAGCAGGTTATCGGTCGTCAAGTGGCGATTCTTGTTAATCTAGAACCTCGAAGCATTAAGGGAATTGAGTCGCACGGGATGATTCTAATGGCCGAGGATGTTGATGGTAAATTGAAATTTGTTCAACCATCGGAAGAGGTTGCATGCGGATCTACTGTTAAATGA
- the glnS gene encoding glutamine--tRNA ligase: MESENLKIGTSSEKTKNFLEEIIEEDIRTGRHGGRVLTRFPPEPNGYLHIGHAKSICLNFGLAQKYNGKTNLRFDDTNPVKEDVEYVNSIKEDIEWLGFKWADEFYASDYFEQLYQWAELLIQKQLAYVDDQTQEEIRLGRGTVTQSGKESPWRNRTVEENLDLFRRMRVGEFKDGEKVLRAKLDMAHPNMLMRDPILYRIIHSEHHRTGDKWCIYPMYDYAHGQCDSIEKITHSICTLEFDVHRPLYDWFIEKLEIFPSHQYEFARLNINYTVMSKRKLLQLVKEKVVMGWDDPRMPTICGLRRRGYTPESIRYFADKVGVAKRDNVIDLSLLEFCLREDLNKRAERRMAVLNPLKVVITNYPEGQVEELEAINNPEDESAGKRMVPFSREIYIEQDDFMENPPKKYFRLAPGQEVRLRYAYFVKCNEVVKDAQGNVVELRCTYDPASRGGNSPDGRKVQGTIHWVSAQHAVKAEIRLFDRLFAKADPDDVPEGVDWKSSINPESLKVIEGLLEPSLKSVKHLDKFQFERLGYFSVDYDSTLSKLVFNRTATLKDTWAKIAGQ, translated from the coding sequence ATGGAAAGCGAAAATTTAAAAATTGGAACTTCGAGCGAAAAGACAAAAAACTTTTTGGAGGAGATTATCGAGGAGGATATCCGAACTGGCAGACACGGAGGAAGAGTATTGACCCGTTTCCCGCCAGAGCCCAACGGATATTTACACATTGGTCACGCAAAATCCATTTGCCTTAACTTTGGTCTGGCCCAAAAGTATAACGGTAAAACCAACCTCCGTTTCGACGATACTAATCCTGTTAAAGAGGATGTGGAGTACGTTAATTCCATTAAGGAGGATATTGAATGGCTTGGCTTTAAGTGGGCTGATGAATTTTATGCATCCGACTACTTTGAGCAGCTTTACCAATGGGCTGAACTTTTGATTCAGAAGCAGCTTGCTTATGTTGATGATCAAACTCAGGAAGAAATTCGCCTTGGGCGAGGAACCGTTACACAGTCTGGGAAGGAAAGCCCATGGCGCAACAGAACGGTGGAAGAGAATCTCGATTTATTCCGTCGTATGCGAGTTGGCGAGTTTAAGGATGGTGAAAAAGTGTTGCGTGCAAAATTAGATATGGCGCATCCCAACATGCTGATGCGCGATCCAATTCTTTACCGTATCATCCACTCAGAGCATCACCGTACAGGCGATAAATGGTGTATTTATCCAATGTATGATTACGCCCATGGACAGTGCGATTCCATTGAAAAAATAACACATTCAATCTGTACCTTGGAGTTTGATGTTCATCGTCCATTGTACGATTGGTTTATCGAGAAACTTGAGATATTTCCTTCGCACCAGTATGAGTTTGCCCGCTTAAACATCAACTATACGGTGATGAGCAAACGAAAACTTTTGCAATTGGTTAAGGAAAAAGTTGTTATGGGATGGGACGACCCTCGCATGCCCACCATTTGCGGATTACGCCGTAGAGGTTATACTCCAGAGTCAATTCGTTACTTTGCCGATAAGGTTGGCGTTGCCAAACGCGACAATGTTATTGACCTTTCGTTGCTCGAGTTTTGTTTACGCGAGGATCTGAATAAACGTGCCGAGCGCCGTATGGCAGTGCTTAATCCTTTAAAGGTTGTTATAACTAACTACCCCGAAGGACAGGTTGAGGAGCTTGAGGCTATAAACAACCCAGAGGATGAATCGGCCGGGAAGCGTATGGTTCCATTTAGTAGAGAGATTTACATTGAGCAAGATGACTTTATGGAGAATCCTCCAAAAAAATATTTCCGATTGGCGCCTGGTCAGGAGGTTCGTTTACGCTACGCTTACTTTGTTAAATGCAACGAGGTTGTTAAGGATGCTCAGGGCAATGTGGTTGAACTCCGTTGCACCTACGATCCAGCATCGCGTGGTGGAAACTCTCCCGATGGGCGTAAGGTACAAGGAACTATTCACTGGGTTTCTGCTCAACATGCTGTGAAGGCAGAGATCCGTTTGTTTGATAGACTTTTTGCAAAAGCCGATCCTGATGATGTACCCGAAGGGGTGGATTGGAAATCATCCATCAATCCAGAATCATTAAAGGTCATTGAAGGATTGCTGGAACCATCACTCAAAAGTGTTAAGCATTTAGATAAGTTCCAATTTGAACGGCTGGGCTATTTCAGCGTAGATTACGATTCAACTTTAAGCAAACTTGTGTTTAACAGAACAGCAACCTTAAAGGACACTTGGGCTAAGATTGCAGGGCAGTAA
- a CDS encoding 7,8-dihydroneopterin aldolase: MAIIKIENMEFYAYHGCFQEEQVVGNQFLVNILVEVDTQLAQQSDKLHDTVNYQVIYNLVKEEMKVKSKLLEHVSERIVTSVHLNFPEIKRIEVKVSKMNPPMGGKIERVSVTLARNF; this comes from the coding sequence ATGGCAATCATAAAAATCGAAAATATGGAATTCTACGCCTACCACGGATGCTTTCAAGAGGAGCAAGTGGTAGGGAACCAATTTCTTGTAAATATCTTAGTTGAGGTTGATACCCAACTGGCTCAACAATCCGATAAGCTACACGATACGGTTAACTACCAAGTGATATATAACTTGGTAAAGGAGGAAATGAAAGTAAAGTCTAAACTTCTCGAACACGTATCTGAACGAATTGTTACCTCGGTTCACTTAAATTTTCCTGAAATTAAAAGAATAGAGGTAAAGGTTTCGAAGATGAATCCTCCAATGGGAGGAAAAATAGAGCGGGTAAGCGTTACTTTAGCAAGAAATTTTTAG